In Lytechinus pictus isolate F3 Inbred chromosome 13, Lp3.0, whole genome shotgun sequence, the DNA window ACTTTGCAGAACAGCAGTTGCCGTCAGATGTGACCAAGGTTGGCGTATACCGGGAGTACACCAGAGCATGTCAACAAGCAGAAAAGCGACCAGTGAGCCTGACCCTCTTCAAAGAACTATGGCCTTCTAATATTCATGTAATGAAGCCAGAGTCTGACATCTGTTCCACTTGTCAGAAAAACAATCGACTCATTTTCAGAAGTGCCAATCAATCAGATGATCTGAAAACTCAGAGAATACAGAGCCAGCAATCACATCTCAGGTAGGATGATATCTATTTATGTGAGAAGTATGAAATAAAGATGTTGAAAAATGGAAGtggaatttagaaaaaaaaaacagaattctATATCTTCTGCAATATATACAACagcttaaaaaaatattctaactGTAGCATTTAATGTATATGCCACATCggatatcaacaaaaaatatcaaaatatatttaataactACAGTCCTCTATACAAATCTGtattcattatttgaaatataaccATATTCCctgttttacatttttttagtgATGCAGCACGAGAGCGTCAAGTATACAAGGATCAGTGTGAGACAGCAAAGGAAACTGTTGCCGAAATGGTGAGACAGGGTGTAGATCCAGGCACAACACCAACCAACACGAGACCTGTTagaattcactacagtgtcgaCTACATCCAGAACATTTTGCTGCCAACATTCTCGCAGCAACCTGGCAAGCTTTACTTTAAGTCAGGACGCAAGGTGAACCTGTTCATAGCTGCCAACGAGGGACGTCCACATGGTACATTGTACATCATTGACGAGGTATTTTAGTATTTGCTAGTTGATGAAAAAACCTTGGATAATTTTTTGCATGCTCCCAGCTAGCAACTAGCTTGTACGTGGCTCACTTAATAAGCAATGGCAGGCTAGCAAACAGTACATGCTTGCTAAAAGATTGCTTGATTTATTTACATGCTTGTAAACTTCTTAAGCTATCTGTTAGCTATTGATGAACATTCTTTTTTGGGGAATGAAATGTTTCTTGTAGATCAGTGTTATCCCGTAGCTATTTACTAGCTAGCTTCAAATTCTGTGATAATGCCTAGTTGCCAACCCTGACagcaaataaatagaaataaaacacaaagaaaatttctgaaaaaggaaCACAATtcccttccccccaaaaaaaaaattaaataggaCCATGGCCACTTAGCTAGTAGGATGTGTATTTGAAAAATGTGTTCAGGTTGTGACCCTTGGGTTTTTAtgtcataaaagaaaaaaaaaatcttcctttCAAGGCATTATTCTTCGttcagggaaaaaaaaaataacttgtataatgaaaataacatttatttatataatcccttatgatatttgttttaaatgcttttaatgtttttaatattgtaCAGATCACTGAACAtacaatgtatttttgttttttccccaGGCATGTACAACTCGAAAGGGAGCAGATGAGGTTATTTCCATGCTCCATGATTACACTGCTCGTCACACCTATGGAGAGACTGCCATGCAGGTCCATGCTGACAACTGTGGAGGCCAGAACAAGAATAACCCTTTTCTACAATACCTCTGCTGGAGATGCATGGTGGGCTTGAATACCACTATCACCTATGCATTCATGATGGTTGGACATACCAGGTTTGCTCCGGATTGGCTTGCTGGTCTCTTCAAGTCAACTTACAGGTATATAGTACTaacataattcatgaaaaatcattgttGTCTCCTTACAATAATAATCacatgcagaaaaaaaaatcagttaacAGTTCATTATTATCCTGGTAGGATTTGTTCACATGCACTCATTGGTCAAGTTAACTGGAATGTACAGTATTGACATATTACCACCCTCTGCAGCCTTAATAAAAGTTgtattggaataaaaaaaaacttctgaTTATTCATAAACCaaatttcaattgatttatttcacatctcatTGAAGAAAAAGACGGGTTATCCTTTTTTGTACCTGCAATATCCAGACATGGGTTATTCAGTGTATCGTGTATCTCCTAAGTTGAGTGCACAATAATcataagaaataacaaattgTATTGCCTCTTGTTAACAGAAAGGCAGAAGCTGTCCAGTGTCTCCAGGATGTTGTGGATGTAGCTAATAAGAGTTCAGCAATTTCCAAGATTCTGGAGCCTGTGGTTGTTGGAGAGCCGGACACCCCAGTACCAACATACAGCTGGCAGCAGCACTTTAAGCATTTCTTCAAGCCTCTGACTGGGATTCGCCAATACCACCACTTCAGGTAGCTTTCCATTCTTCATCCcataatcaaaatgaaagaaGTGTACCACTCTCCACCAAGGTATAATCAGTAGATCCCCCATAGTaaagaagaaattccttgaatactTGAGGGTCCGGTTGAGGCCTCGGGTGTCCAGCTAAAGTCGGCATAATAATGGTGTTATCATGTTGAGCGGGGCCCGTTCGGATTACAATTTTCAGAACTTGGGTGGCTATGCTGgctaaataatagtaatactagtaTTAATAGACCTATTATTCATAGTAGCCATGGCTACAtttagggtttttttttaataagacttAAATCATGTCtaaaaaaagtcattttatttcatcaattttaatttccaaaattccaaccaccccccccccccgcttttaATCGCTACCGCTTTTCAATTCCAAAGATAAAGTCTattaaaaatagataaacataTTCAATTATTATCAAGATTTGTcgaaaatcacaaaatacatatttttatatcattctctcttat includes these proteins:
- the LOC135156305 gene encoding uncharacterized protein LOC135156305, whose amino-acid sequence is MDSQISCTSAASSVDDNCPLNLDDADLRTAFEDTESEYFMDWFDRLEDIDDMDVETDEPTGEEDEAADALAPPNTSQFAALLERDTVFIQEGCCCSKKCPTKFDRQEIISNRLTFEEMSKEEKQRYILFYIQSCTKTTTNNSETVSSKGHASKERERSRTLFFFHGVEICQKFFIFLYAISKNILCDLIKYYIQSPEPYRLAKSHGNKKRLPVNTISLDCKKDARHFIVTYSNKHCIPLPGRMPRVHSNFAEQQLPSDVTKVGVYREYTRACQQAEKRPVSLTLFKELWPSNIHVMKPESDICSTCQKNNRLIFRSANQSDDLKTQRIQSQQSHLSDAARERQVYKDQCETAKETVAEMVRQGVDPGTTPTNTRPVRIHYSVDYIQNILLPTFSQQPGKLYFKSGRKVNLFIAANEGRPHGTLYIIDEACTTRKGADEVISMLHDYTARHTYGETAMQVHADNCGGQNKNNPFLQYLCWRCMVGLNTTITYAFMMVGHTRFAPDWLAGLFKSTYRYIVLT